From a single Bacillota bacterium genomic region:
- a CDS encoding GNAT family N-acetyltransferase, translating to MDIKQINEEEVAANEFEVRALLSEILTANFSDIEGDFAGAYYDKLIVFLQNGTAILFGAFDRGQLVGILWGYEVDNFDHKRIHINMIGVKSDFRGQGVATELMHAIEHIAVLRNICELELMVNACNDRAVRCYQKGGYYVERYKMLKVLSK from the coding sequence GTGGACATAAAACAGATAAACGAAGAGGAAGTAGCGGCGAATGAGTTTGAAGTACGTGCCCTTTTGTCTGAAATACTAACCGCAAATTTCTCGGATATTGAAGGTGACTTTGCTGGGGCCTACTATGATAAGTTGATTGTTTTCTTGCAGAATGGTACCGCGATACTGTTTGGAGCTTTTGATAGAGGTCAACTTGTCGGCATTTTGTGGGGGTATGAAGTTGATAATTTTGATCATAAACGTATCCACATTAACATGATAGGCGTTAAATCTGATTTTCGGGGGCAGGGTGTTGCGACTGAGCTTATGCATGCAATAGAGCATATAGCAGTTTTGCGTAACATATGTGAGCTTGAGTTGATGGTAAACGCTTGTAATGATCGTGCTGTACGCTGCTACCAGAAGGGGGGATATTACGTGGAGCGCTACAAGATGCTCAAGGTTTTGTCTAAATGA
- a CDS encoding GNAT family N-acetyltransferase: MLGGQPSSQSVSAFWQGLTEWMMSHKVVSEFVRFPLGGHDNAGYPGEIEVRGRNVVRRLDTGIDVWMEFDHKVRKNVNRARELGVEVVYDEGSRLEHFISIYTSTMARRSADSRYHFDARFFSQMQHTLADNLKFFYAIVEGKVVSTELVLLSEKTIYSFLGGTDESYYRYRPNDLLKYEIIRWGQYTAREQYVLGGGYCGEDGIFQYKHSFAPKGCIDFKVGKRILDEKVFAELVCAREKYSQPINHDFFPSYRS; encoded by the coding sequence TTGCTAGGGGGACAGCCTTCTAGCCAGAGCGTTAGCGCATTTTGGCAAGGCCTAACTGAATGGATGATGTCCCATAAAGTGGTCTCCGAATTTGTGCGCTTTCCATTGGGTGGACATGACAATGCTGGCTATCCAGGAGAAATTGAAGTCAGAGGGCGAAATGTTGTCAGGCGATTAGACACGGGCATTGATGTTTGGATGGAGTTTGATCATAAGGTACGGAAGAACGTGAATCGTGCACGGGAGCTCGGAGTTGAAGTGGTATACGACGAAGGCTCAAGACTCGAACACTTCATTAGCATTTATACTAGCACAATGGCACGACGATCCGCAGACTCACGCTACCATTTTGACGCAAGGTTTTTTTCGCAGATGCAGCACACTCTGGCAGACAACTTGAAGTTTTTCTATGCCATAGTAGAGGGTAAAGTTGTTTCCACGGAGCTAGTACTGCTCTCCGAAAAAACGATCTACTCCTTTCTGGGGGGTACAGACGAGAGCTATTATAGATACCGGCCCAATGATCTATTAAAGTACGAGATTATTCGATGGGGGCAGTATACAGCCCGCGAACAATATGTACTTGGCGGGGGTTATTGTGGAGAAGACGGGATTTTTCAATACAAACATAGTTTTGCCCCGAAAGGCTGCATCGATTTTAAGGTGGGCAAACGGATATTGGATGAGAAAGTGTTTGCCGAGTTAGTATGCGCCCGTGAAAAGTATTCTCAGCCCATAAATCACGACTTCTTTCCAAGTTATCGCTCTTAG
- a CDS encoding sugar transferase: MYRRYLKRCFDFSIAITAIALFSPLMALVALLVRLKLGSPILFVQPRPGLNEKIFNMYKFRTMTSARDSRGQLLPDSERLTSFGRLLRSTSLDELPELWNVVKGDMSLVGPRPLLVKYLPHFSEHERRRHTVRPGVTGLAQVSGRNNLPWAQRFVLDVRYVDNLSFVLDCKILLSTVARVVSRKDVTECASNLDFKDLDIER, from the coding sequence ATGTATAGGCGATATTTGAAGAGGTGTTTTGATTTTTCGATAGCGATTACTGCGATCGCATTGTTTTCACCACTCATGGCGCTTGTGGCGCTACTTGTGCGGCTAAAGCTCGGCAGTCCCATATTGTTTGTGCAGCCGCGGCCTGGGCTGAATGAGAAAATATTCAACATGTATAAGTTCCGGACTATGACCTCTGCTCGTGATTCGCGTGGTCAGCTATTGCCTGATTCAGAGCGACTTACCTCTTTCGGTCGGTTGTTACGTTCCACAAGTTTGGATGAGCTACCGGAACTCTGGAATGTAGTGAAGGGCGATATGTCGTTAGTGGGACCAAGACCATTGCTCGTGAAGTACTTGCCCCATTTTTCCGAACACGAAAGGCGCCGTCATACTGTTAGGCCAGGCGTCACAGGTTTGGCTCAAGTTAGCGGACGGAATAATCTGCCATGGGCACAGCGTTTTGTTCTCGATGTGCGTTATGTGGACAATCTTTCCTTTGTGCTGGATTGTAAAATATTGCTAAGCACAGTTGCACGAGTAGTCTCACGCAAAGATGTCACGGAGTGTGCTTCTAATTTAGACTTCAAGGACTTAGACATAGAGCGATAG